From the Hordeum vulgare subsp. vulgare chromosome 1H, MorexV3_pseudomolecules_assembly, whole genome shotgun sequence genome, the window CTTGTGTGCTTATCCAAACGCCGGGATTCCTACATGGCTCGGGAAAGGCTGGGAACAGGCTGATTTGGCACCTGAAGGTGGGGTCTCAGACCATTACCTGGTCAAGTCGGACTAGCTCGGCTCTATTCGTCTTCTACTCCCTCCGCGCCTCTGTTCCTCCTCCTATGCGCGAACCCCGATGCGCCTCTGTTCCTCCTCCtatgcggcgacggcgacgaccagCTGATGATCGCGGCGACCGTCGGCAACAACTCCGGCAGCAAATAGAAAGGTATGCCTGGTCTATCCCCCTCCCCAATCGCAGGTGTTTTCTTCGTTTCAAACttggttaggtttagggtttttaATGGTGAAGCTGCAGTTATTGTAGTTTGAAATCAGTGTATTTGTTGGTGATTTTTGTTGACCAGTATAGTAATCAGTTATGATGCTTGCAATGTAGGTTTTTTTTGGGTGAATCCATGGACCCGACTGAGATGTTGAACGTCAGATTTCATATAGGGGGGCAATTTGTTCGAATTGGTCCTTCTATGGACTATGTTGGAGGAGATGTAGCCTACTCTGTGATTGAGAGAGATAAGTTGTCTTTGCAGGAGGTCAAAGGTTTCCTTGCAGATCATCTGACAGTTAAGGAAAGCATGAAGTATTATTTTCTTATGCCCGGCAGAGACTTGATTAATGGGTTGTTGTTTCTACATGATGATGTTAGTTGCATGAGTATGTCGGATCATACAACAGATGGTGGAGTTGCTGATATTTTTGTGGAGTACAATGGGGAACAAGATGAAGTAGAGCAGGAAAGTGGTTCTGACTTTGAGGATGAAATTGAGGAACACATGAACAGTGAAAGTGAAGAAGATATGCCTGGTATCATGACTgctcaagaagaatttctagagCAAGTGTTTGTCCCCAATGACAATGGTGTTATTACTACAGTCATAAGCAGCCCCTTGAAGAGAAGATGGATGTGTTCCTCTGAAATTTGGAATGTCTGCTATGTGCTATGTGAATTTTTTTTGCTGCTGCCAACAATACTGCAGACTGCCTGTTATGGCACTAAAAAATCAAGGCATTGCCTCATAAATTTGCAAACTGCATTTCATTGAAACAAATGTAACAACTGAATCCAGTACATTTCACTTCCATTTGTTCCATTTGAACTAAGATAAAAGCATCTCTAAAACTAAACCTGACACAAATATCACAATGCCACACACCAGCATCAAACCTTTCCTAGCTAAACTATAACTAGTTGATGAAGTTTGCTCATTTCTCTTCTGCACTTCCACACAAACACCAGCACCTGCATCTTCATCTTTACACGTTGCTGCAACTTCATTCTCTAGCATCCACACCCTATCTCGAAGATCTCCCAGCAATACACGCAGAAATGCAGATGTTGGGCCATCGTGCCACTGAATGAACCCATGCTGCTCAAACAGAGAAATGAGGAAAAATCAATCACACAAACATCCAAGAACACAGAGGAGGAACAGAGAGCACATACAAGAACACAACTTACCTCAGCTTCTACGCATGCATAATATCTTCTTTCAGGGTTCGCCTCACTCCATGAAATCCACCGCGGCGCCTTCCTCCCGCAACGCGTGCAGTAAATCGCCGGCTCGTAATCCATCGGCTGCTCACGATAGGCCACCGGTGACCTGGCCGCAGCGCCCCTCCGTCGAATCCCTCGTGAAGCGGCGGAACCAACGGACAAGGACGACATAGCCGCCCTCTCTTGCTCGCCCTCTCGGCCCCTCTCGCGCCCTCTCTTGCTCGCCCTCTCGCCACCTCTCGCGCCCTCTCTTGCTCAGAAGAACCCTAGAAATCCCCACCTGCGCCCCCTGTTAGAAGAAAAGGAGCTGCCCGAGCACTATTCGCAATCCTGGCGTCACGTCAGCAAATCCTGGTATAAAACGAGCTTAAGGATTAAAAAATCCGGGATTAAAGAGTTCAGGGCATGGACTTCAGGGATTTGGAGGTGGGGGTTCATTTGTGACTGTGGCTACAACCACAGGGTTTGTTTGAGACTTCACTCGCGGACGGTGATGCCTCGTGTACATAGTGAGGCTTCTCGGGCGCGGGCCGGCCAAACTCGTTGCGTCGCGCGGCACGAAAACTGGCTCGCGCCGGCAACAGATTCGGCACACTGCCAGCAtcccaacaccaccatcaccaccacgttCCACCGTCAGGCCAGCACAGCGCCCACTGTCAACGGGCTACGGGCATGCCAACCCGCCCCCCGCCCGTGCAGCCGTGCTACTAGCCTAAACCGCGTCCACCCCACGCGGCTGAGGCAACGCACCACCTGCCTCCGCGCCATTTATCACccggccgcctctcctcgcctcccaCCTTTTCCACTACCCCGCTGCCGTTACCACTCTCCACGAAACCACAGCTCCGCCGATTAGAGCCGTTGCTCCAGGAACGCAGCTCGTCCGCACCGCACCGCGCCACGCAACAGCTCGCTCGCTAGCCCGTACGCTGTGACCGCCATGGCAGGCTCGCGGCGCGACGCGGACCTGAAGGAGAagggcccgccgccgccgccgccgccgcagccggggcgcgaggaggagagggagtGGGTGCCGTGGATCGTGCCGGTCTTCGTGGCCGCCAACGTCGCCCTGTTCGCCGTGGCCATGTACGCCAACAACTGCCCCGCGCACGCGCGCGGCGGCCGCAGCGGCAGGAGGTGCGTCGGCGCGGGGTTGCTCCGCCGCTTCGCCTTCGAACCCCTCAGCCAGAACCCGCTCCTCGGGCCCTCCTCCGCCACGTGAGTAATCCATCCGCCGATCTTGTCTTCCCACCAATTCGGTTATCGCCGCTTCGATTCCTTCGATTCAGCGAGAGATTCGCCATCTCTTACGCTCCCGGGCACATACCGTCGTCTCCAGATTGCAGAAGCTGGGCGCGCTCGTGTGGGAGAAGGTGGTGCACGAGCAGCAGGGGTGGAGGCTCGTGACGTGCATCTGGCTCCACGCCGGCGTCGTCCACCTGCTCGCCAACATGCTCAGCCTCGTGCTCGTCGGGCTCAGGCTCGAGCAGCAGTTCGGATTCGGTACGCGCGGCGTTCTTCTCCCGAACTGACATTCCCATTATTACCTGAACATTGTGAACTGATATCAATTTCGTTTGCAGTGAGGGTTGGCGTCATCTACCTCGTGTCCGGCGTGGGAGGCAGCGTGATGTCGTCCCTGTTCATCAGAGACAACATCTCCGTGGGCGCCTCTGGCGCCCTCTTCGGGCTGCTGGGCGCCATGCTCTCGGAGCTCTTCACCAACTGGACCATCTACACCAACAAGGTGGGCGCATCTCCAACCAATTCCGCAGCACCAGTTCCTTCTGAAAAATCCGTCGAGTTTCTGACACTTCCAACGTTGCCGGAATGCGTGCCGTGCAGGCGGCGGCGCTGGTGACGCTGCTGTTCGTGATCGCGGTGAACCTGGCGATCGGCATCCTGCCGCACGTGGACAACTTCGCGCACATCGGGGGGTTCCTCACGGGGTTCCTGCTCGGGTTCGTGCTGCTCATGCGCCCGCACTACGGCTGGGCGCAGCGCTACGTGCTGCCGTCCTCCGTCAAGGACGTGGGCCGGAAGTTCCTGGCCTACCAGTGGGCTCTGCTCGCCGCGGCCTCGGTCCTGGTCGTCGTCGGGTAAGCAAAGCAACCTCACATGTTTCTGAGTTGGTTTAGGTGGGCTCTCGACCTCTGGTTGACTGATGCTGCGTGCGTGTTGTCCTGCGCAGGCTGGCGGTTGGGATGGCGATGCTCTTCCGAGGGGTGAACGGCAACGAGCACTGCCAGTGGTGCCACTACCTCAGCTGCGTGCCGACTGCCAGGTGGAGCTGCGGGAAATGAAAGCTCATGGTCATGGACCTCCATAGTATACTTTGTTCTTTTTCGCACAGGCATTTTGATGCACAGATGCTGTGTATATAGGAGTATACACTACTCGTACTGCTGTAACGAACTGCGCCGCGGGATTTACTCGATGATTGTTTCGTTCGGTTGTTTGATTTGATTGAAAGGGGCGGGAATATCTTGAATCTTCCACCTGCATGTGCCTGACAGCGCGGCCGACTTTTAAATTTGTGTGCCAAACAGATCCATCTTTGTACTGTATGATTTCAGCCATTGATTGGTTATCATGGTACAGCTTTGAGATTCCACAAAGCCAAGCCAAAAACTGGACGGTGCGGATTAAAGAAATGGCTTCATGTAGGAAATGGATTATTTTCCCCGCAACCGAAAGCAAGTGCTGATGAATGTTCCACTTCCACAACCAAATTGAAGCGCTAGATGGTCGCACTCCAGTACGGGGCCGGATCCATCATTAACATTGTGAAGGAAAGTCACGGTGCTAAAGTGTCGGCCTAGTGTAAAATAAAGAAGGTAAGTTAGGGAGTGTTGACAGATTATTTAGTGTAGGTATTTGTTGTAGATATAAATAATTTAAAATTAATTCTATTTCACCATTAATTTGTCTGTATGTAATTATTTATAAATATACGCAGCCGATCGGTAATTTACAAATTAATTTAAGTCATTTTAGTCTTAATCATACGATTGCAAGTAGGCAAGTTAGGGTATTTTAACTTCTCTAACTTTTTCTTTCAATGTTAGAGGATCCGGTTCCCTCCAGTATCAGCATTGTTAATTTCAAGCGCGGCTGTGGTAGACTGTCAAAAGCGACATCACACAAACAACACAGATACGCAAGCAAAGAAacaacattttcatcagaaaaccgaagacaactccaaaaggaATTGTcaaaataaatcattttcttcttACGACAAATTATAAGGAGGATCATGAAGCAAAAGAAGAATCTGCGTATAGGGTTCATCAAGTTGAAGAAGGCCTACGGTAAGATTACGATGGGCCTTGAAGAAACTTGAAATTTCAAAAGTTATTCTCATCAAGAACATGTATCATAATGTTGTGACTAGTATTCCACACTGATAACTTTTTGATTAAAATATAGCTACACCAAAGATCagttttgagcccttatctttttgctttggtgatggatgaaGTGACACTGGATATATAAGATATTTCATGGCATATGCTCTTTAcgaatgatgtggtgctagtcgccgATAGACAAACGAGGTTAATAGAAAGGTGTCACCAAGGTTCTGACGTCATGTGACAAGAATGCCATAAAGTGATGTATGTGACGGAAGAGTGCCATAAAAGTTAAAAGATCAGGTTATGCTACTAAAAGATTATAATATCAATAAAGATGTGAGCCATCAAATAAAAATTGGATACATGAAATGGCGCCTAGCTTCTGACGTCATGTGGCAAGAATGCCATGAAATGGTGTCATGGGACAGGAGTGGCATAAAAATTAAAAGACTAGGTTTTATAGAAGAGAGTTTCGACATGTAATGTTGTACTTTGGCTAATTAGAAGATGATATGTCTAAtactctgttttta encodes:
- the LOC123434981 gene encoding RHOMBOID-like protein 2, whose amino-acid sequence is MAGSRRDADLKEKGPPPPPPPQPGREEEREWVPWIVPVFVAANVALFAVAMYANNCPAHARGGRSGRRCVGAGLLRRFAFEPLSQNPLLGPSSATLQKLGALVWEKVVHEQQGWRLVTCIWLHAGVVHLLANMLSLVLVGLRLEQQFGFVRVGVIYLVSGVGGSVMSSLFIRDNISVGASGALFGLLGAMLSELFTNWTIYTNKAAALVTLLFVIAVNLAIGILPHVDNFAHIGGFLTGFLLGFVLLMRPHYGWAQRYVLPSSVKDVGRKFLAYQWALLAAASVLVVVGLAVGMAMLFRGVNGNEHCQWCHYLSCVPTARWSCGK